A genomic region of Epinephelus moara isolate mb chromosome 23, YSFRI_EMoa_1.0, whole genome shotgun sequence contains the following coding sequences:
- the LOC126384715 gene encoding rho GTPase-activating protein 8-like, protein MTSTSELEQLAEIELQKEEEEEDEEDQKCVTDGPSVPPSNNLSPDPSHPYYDVARHGIIQVSGDDKYGRKLITFSSCCLPPSHQLDHRRLLEYLKFTLDQYVEMDYILVYFHHGLRSSNKPSLKWLREAYSEFDRKYKKNMKTLYVVHPTNFIRIVWNLFKPLISHKFGKKLTYVNYLAELKEHLNYEQLIIPPDVLRHDEKLRAAQKGGPPPSVKTPPPRPPLPTQQFGVSLQYIREKNREALIPPVISQTVTYLKEKGLRTEGIFRRSARVQLIKDVQKLYNLGKPVNFNEFGDVHVPAVILKTFLRELPEPLLTFRLYSQVQDLLNVESSLRVSRCKQMVESLPEHHFIVTKYLLSFLHTVSQESIVNKMSASNLACVFGVNLVWPRHGSISLTALTPINIFTEILIEHFHTVFGSRCPAAQVIP, encoded by the exons ATGACGTCAACATCAGAGCTGGAGCAACTGGCTGAAATAG AGCTtcagaaggaggaagaggaggaggatgaggaggatcAGAAGTGTGTCACAGACGGTCCATCAGTTCCTCCCAGCAACAATCTTAGTCCTGATCCTTCTCACCCGTATTACGATGTGGCTCGACACGGCATCATCCAGGTCTCCG GTGACGACAAGTACGGCAGGAAGTTGATCAccttcagcagctgctgttTACCTCCATCACACCAGCTGGACCACCGCCGCCTGCTGGA GTATCTGAAGTTCACGTTGGACCAGTATGTAGAGATGGACTACATCCTGGTTTACTTCCATCATGGTCTGAGGAGCAGCAACAAGCCGTCTCTGAAATGGTTACGAGAAGCTTACAGCGAGTTTGATAGAAA atatAAGAAGAACATGAAAACTCTGTACGTCGTTCATCCGACAAACTTCATCAGAATCGTCTGGAACCTTTTCAAACCTCTGATCAG TCACAAGTTTGGGAAGAAGCTGACGTACGTGAACTACCTGGCTGAACTCAAAGAACACCTGAACTACGAGCAGCTCATCATCCCTCCTGATGTGCTCAG ACACGATGAGAAGTTACGAGCTGCTCAGAAAGGCGGACCCCCTCCCTCAGTGAAGACCCCCCCACCTCGACCCCCTCTGCCCACACAGCAGTTTGGAGTCAGTCTGCAGTA catcaGAGAGAAGAACAGGGAGGCGCTGATCCCACCTGTGATCTCTCAGACTGTCACCTACCTGAAGGAGAAAG gtCTGAGGACTGAGGGGATCTTCAGACGCTCGGCTCGAGTTCAGCTCATCAAGGACGTTCAGAAACTCTATAACCTGG GGAAACCAGTGAACTTTAATGAGTTTGGAGACGTCCATGTTCCTGCTGTGATCCTGAAGACGTTTCTCAGGGAGCTGCCTGAGCCGCTGCTCACCTTCAGACTCTACAGCCAGGTCCAGGACCTCCTCA ATGTGGAGAGCAGTCTGCGGGTCAGCAGGTGTAAACAGATGGTGGAAAGTCTTCCTGAACATCATTTCATCGTAACAAAGTACCTGCTGAGTTTCCTCCACACG GTGTCTCAGGAGAGCATCGTGAACAAGATGAGTGCGTCTAATCTGGCCTGTGTGTTTGGGGTGAACCTGGTTTGGCCTCGTCACGGTTCGATCTCTCTGACCGCTCTGACGCCCATCAACATTTTCACAGAGATCCTCATCGAACATTTCCACACCGTGTTCGGCTCCCGCTGCCCAGCTGCTCAGGTAATACCCTGA